Proteins found in one Gigantopelta aegis isolate Gae_Host chromosome 12, Gae_host_genome, whole genome shotgun sequence genomic segment:
- the LOC121386077 gene encoding uncharacterized protein F54H12.2-like — protein MASYMNKAEVEAHAEELSIFELPRTFTSVEKIYYEDTRPTSQITTENSPVEFNVYGQGIDYIDLKRTKLHVKAKITKADGSILTKDEKVGPVNLWLQSLWSQVDLTLNGKLITTSTNLYPYKSYLKVLLNGTSTAKESSLQSQLYYKDDAQDIDSSDPITGINSGLINRGAFCETSHTVDMEGPLYEDFFDIKRYLINGINLQIKLFRTRPSFSLLSGEDNPDYKVKIQDVYLRVCKVRPNTAIITAHAKTLQDTEAIYPFTRSDIKVASIPKGQLSFHWDHLFQNKCPNKVVVALVSAEAVNGSYSKNPFNFAMYDLDTIALYVNGESLPAQPLHVGNKQYISAYNNLFEGRESIGLDVSREDFTSGYALYQFTLEPYHLKDGYLDLIKRGNLRLDLQFKKALPETVNCLIYSEDNLMLQIDGARNILYAEP, from the coding sequence ATGGCTTCCTATATGAATAAAGCTGAAGTAGAGGCCCATGCCGAAGAATTATCTATTTTTGAACTTCCACGTACATTCACTTCTGTGGAAAAAATCTATTACGAAGATACGAGACCCACATCTCAGATCACCACAGAAAACAGTCCTGTGGAGTTTAACGTGTATGGACAAGGCATCGATTACATCGACCTGAAACGTACCAAACTACACGTGAaagccaaaattaccaaagccGATGGCAGCATTTTGACAAAAGATGAAAAGGTGGGACCCGTCAATCTATGGCTCCAGAGTTTGTGGTCTCAAGTGGACCTGACCCTCAATGGAAAACTCATCACCACCTCGACCAATCTGTATCCATACAAGAGCTATCTTAAAGTGTTGTTGAATGGCACATCCACGGCTAAGGAATCATCTCTGCAATCCCAACTGTACTACAAAGATGATGCACAAGACATAGACAGCTCAGATCCTATAACAGGCATCAATTCGGGACTCATTAACAGAGGTGCTTTTTGTGAAACCAGTCACACCGTGGATATGGAAGGACCGCTGTATGAAGACTTTTTCGACATCAAACGTTATCTCATCAATGGCATCAATCTACAGATCAAACTGTTCCGGACCAGGCCTTCCTTCAGTTTGTTGTCAGGAGAAGATAATCCTGATTACAAAGTCAAGATCCAAGATGTGTATCTCAGAGTCTGCAAAGTGAGGCCAAACACAGCCATCATTACGGCCCACGCCAAAACACTGCAGGACACTGAAGCCATATATCCTTTCACGAGGAGTGACATCAAAGTGGCCTCCATACCCAAGGGACAACTCAGTTTCCATTGGGATCACttgtttcaaaacaaatgtCCCAACAAAGTTGTGGTGGCACTGGTCTCTGCCGAAGCAGTGAATGGCAGTTACTCCAAAAATCCATTTAATTTTGCCATGTACGATCTGGACACGATTGCCTTGTATGTGAATGGTGAATCCTTACCGGCTCAACCACTACACGTGGGTAACAAGCAGTACATCTCGGCCTACAACAACTTGTTCGAAGGAAGAGAATCCATAGGACTGGACGTGTCTAGAGAGGATTTTACAAGTGGATATGCTCTGTATCAATTCACCTTGGAACCTTACCACTTGAAGGACGGATACCTGGATCTTATAAAAAGGGGTAATCTACGACTGGACTTACAGTTTAAAAAAGCATTACCAGAAACAGTCAACTGTTTGATCTACTCAGAAGACAACCTTATGCTTCAAATCGACGGAGCCAGGAACATCTTGTATGCAGAACCATGA
- the LOC121386078 gene encoding 52 kDa repressor of the inhibitor of the protein kinase-like yields the protein MQRQKNGKYISPDIQNQLINIIGEDILQAKLIDEVRQANIYSIMADEVTAHNKEQLSICLRFVDNENNVCVEFLGFVSVIRITGKALACTLLTTLRNAGLPVENLRGQGYDGAASMSSNTVGVQARIRKEAPLAVYTHCSSHCLNLVLAHASALTPVRNMLDKLKETSLFFNSSPKCEALLSSIIRTCNPHDTSRRKSLLDLCKTRWAERHRAYQHFYQAYIYIVKCLEVIAHGLHNDEGFDADLAQNGNWDRNSKARASSLLNSLCDFQFIVTFTTVYKLLSRLHGVTVLLQKEASDIVSAVSMIDGVKEEYKEIRNYFDSYFEGVYQHAVSVAASVGTEPTVPRVAKNQMHRDNAVSSSPLQYYLRNTAIPFIDHIIAELDSQFSDVSKKASKLLALVPSVFLTKDIGYEDIKACAELYDDDLPCPEVLEEELIGWQMKFKKLPDSAQIPNNCADALKQCNEVQFPNIFYSSQDRLCHSCDILHL from the coding sequence ATGCAAAGGCAAAAGAATGGTAAATACATATCTCCCGACATTCAGAATCAGTTGATAAACATAATTGGTGAAGACATCCTACAAGCAAAACTTATTGATGAAGTTAGACAAGCTAACATCTATTCCATTATGGCTGATGAGGTAACAGCACACAACAAAGAACAGTTATCGATATGCCTCAGGTTTGTTGACAATGAAAATAATGTCTGTGTAGAATTCTTGGGATTTGTCTCTGTGATCAGAATTACTGGAAAAGCCTTGGCATGTACACTGTTAACAACATTAAGGAACGCAGGCCTACCTGTCGAAAACCTAAGAGGACAAGGTTATGATGGTGCCGCATCGATGTCTAGCAACACTGTTGGCGTTCAAGCAAGAATACGCAAAGAAGCCCCATTAGCAGTTTATACACACTGTAGCAGTCACTGCCTTAATCTAGTCCTGGCACACGCCTCTGCATTAACACCAGTAAGGAACATGTTGGACAAGTTAAAGGAGACATCATTATTCTTCAACAGCAGTCCTAAGTGCGAGGCCCTCCTATCGAGCATCATTCGGACTTGCAATCCCCATGATACATCAAGAAGGAAGTCTCTGCTAGACCTCTGCAAGACGAGATGGGCAGAACGACACCGAGCGTACCAGCACTTCTACCAGGCATATATCTACATAGTGAAATGTTTGGAAGTTATCGCTCATGGTCTGCATAACGATGAAGGTTTCGATGCAGATTTGGCTCAGAATGGTAACTGGGACAGAAACAGCAAGGCCAGGGCATCATCTCTTCTCAATTCCCTGTGTGATTTTCAATTCATCGTTACATTTACGACCGTTTACAAACTCTTATCTCGATTGCATGGCGTTACTGTTCTTCTACAAAAAGAAGCAAGTGATATTGTAAGTGCTGTTTCGATGATCGATGGAGTAAAGGAAGAGTACAAGGAAATAAGAAATTATTTCGACAGCTACTTTGAAGGAGTGTACCAGCATGCTGTTTCTGTAGCTGCTTCAGTTGGCACTGAACCAACAGTACCACGGGTTGCGAAAAATCAGATGCACCGTGACAATGCCGTGTCAAGTAGCCCTTTGCAGTACTATCTAAGGAATACTGCAATTCCATTTATCGATCATATCATTGCAGAACTTGATAGCCAATTCTCCGATGTTTCTAAGAAGGCCTCAAAGTTATTGGCACTTGTTCCAAGTGTGTTTCTAACGAAGGATATCGGCTACGAGGACATCAAAGCTTGTGCCGAGTTGTATGACGATGACTTGCCTTGCCCAGAAGTTCTGGAAGAAGAATTAATCGGTTGGCAAATGAAATTTAAGAAGTTGCCAGATTCTGCACAAATTCCCAACAACTGTGCAGATGCGCTTAAGCAGTGTAATGAAGTGCaatttccaaatattttttattcttctcAAGATCGCCTGTGTCATTCCTGTGACATCCTGCATTTGTGA
- the LOC121386076 gene encoding uncharacterized protein LOC121386076 — protein sequence MSQWEQYLESLYYDAKHPGSYAGPVKLYQAVKAEGKFKIPLAHIKKWLKGQDTYTMTHQVRRKFPRNTYVVEGIDSHWQSDLMDMVSLAKYNDGVRYVMVIIDLFSRYVWVIPLKSKTGKDVVDALTEFWKSESRKPKLFQSDSGSEYKNHRVKALLKSHDITQLFTLNETKASYAERVIKTIKMRLYRYMLKNFTYKYMDALENVVHSYNHTKHRMLGQTPASVNQTNEEEVRLSQYLIKPKKAIHKKTKFTFDIGDKVRVSHLRGTFDREYQEKWSGEIFTIERRYWSQSHDLYKLKDWGGDPIEGTFYAAELQKVTENPDQLYRIQDIVKRRTRNKQKEVLVKWLHWPKKYNSWIPEADVVRYQTV from the coding sequence ATGTCTCAGTGGGAACAGTACCTCGAGTCACTTTATTATGATGCAAAGCACCCTGGGAGTTATGCAGGTCCTGTTAAATTATATCAAGCTGTCAAAGCAGAgggtaaatttaaaattcctCTAGCACATATTAAGAAATGGTTGAAAGGTCAAGATACCTATACCATGACACATCAAGTGAGACGAAAGTTTCCACGTAATACCTATGTTGTGGAAGGTATAGATAGTCACTGGCAATCTGACCTGATGGACATGGTCAGTTTGGCTAAATATAATGACGGGGTGAGATACGTTATGGTGATCATTGACCTGTTCTCCAGGTATGTGTGGGTTATACCACTCAAATCAAAAACAGGGAAAGATGTAGTAGATGCTTTGACAGAATTCTGGAAATCAGAGTCCAGAAAACCCAAACTGTTTCAGTCTGATTCGGGATCAGAATACAAGAACCACAgggtcaaagcattgttgaagtcacatgacatAACGCAGCTGTTTACTCTCAATGAAACCAAAGCGAGTTATGCAGAACGGGTCATTAAAACCATCAAAATGCGTCTGTATcgctacatgttaaaaaacTTTACTTACAAGTATATGGATGCTCTAGAGAATGTCGTCCATAGCTATAACCATACCAAACATCGAATGTTAGGTCAAACACCAGCCAGTGTCAACCAAACGAATGAAGAAGAGGTCCGCTTGTCTCAGTACCTGATCAAACCTAAAAAGGCAATCCACAAAAAGACAAAGTTTACCTTTGACATTGGTGACAAAGTACGAGTCAGTCATCTTCGCGGTACATTTGACCGGGAATACCAAGAAAAATGGTCTGGCGAAATATTTACCATTGAAAGGAGATACTGGTCTCAAAGCCATGACTTGTACAAATTAAAGGACTGGGGTGGCGATCCCATTGAAGGGACATTCTATGCAGCTGAACTTCAAAAGGTGACTGAGAATCCGGATCAATTGTATCGTATCCAAGACATTGTAAAAAGGAGAACTCGGaacaaacagaaagaagtgCTGGTGAAATGGCTTCACTGGCCTAAGAAGTACAATTCGTGGATTCCAGAAGCAGACGTTGTTCGATATCAGACAGTATAA
- the LOC121385763 gene encoding baculoviral IAP repeat-containing protein 2-like — protein sequence MASGYSSDISSSSSSNRDEDDVLICKCSESHTIYCNRNRKEEIMDRSEENDDGKDGEIKEPTDRAGATRELQTDVDYEDGEIKEPTDQTDAAQEYRANDYEEDYCSRHYLFCHRPEMKEFYTRMQTFGWWPIQLRQKPRGLAKAGFYYTGDHDAVVCYCCGLRAYRWQRMDDPVMEHYRLSPRCPYVNNVFRH from the coding sequence atggcatcgggatattcgagcgacattagtagcagcagcagcagcaacagagACGAAGACGACGTCTTGATCTGCAAGTGTTCCGAAAGTCACACAATTTACTGTAATAGAAATAGAAAAGAGGAGATCATGGATCGAAGTGAAGAGAATGATGATGGTAAAGATGGCGAAATAAAAGAACCTACAGATCGAGCGGGTGCTACCCGTGAACTCCAAACAGATGTTGACTATGAAGATGGTGAAATTAAAGAACCCACAGATCAAACAGACGCTGCCCAAGAATATAGAGCCAATGACTATGAAGAAGACTACTGTTCGAGACATTATCTGTTTTGTCATCGACCCGAAATGAAAGAATTCTATACACGTATGCAGACATTTGGGTGGTGGCCCATACAGTTACGTCAAAAACCGAGGGGACTTGCCAAGGCAGGTTTCTATTACACGGGGgatcacgatgccgtcgtctgttactgttgtggattacgcgcctaccgatggcagagaatggatgatccagtgatggaacattacagactgtccccgaGATGTCCCTATGTGAATAACGTATTCAGACATTAG